Within the Nerophis ophidion isolate RoL-2023_Sa linkage group LG01, RoL_Noph_v1.0, whole genome shotgun sequence genome, the region tcaaaagcatcgataacttgtttatagaagtcttccttatctttcttcagttttaaaagtctctctgtctcgatggagatcttcctttattacctcctgcttccattgaaagtccagtttagaaaactgttttattttagatatgtaatcctccatgttaaaagtgcaagcgagaggaaaaaactaaaggatcgctgctcactcttgctgcttgttgtcacttcttctgcagccgagtagtcgcaagaaggatcactagcgccctctaccaccaggaggcgggagtcatttaatgactcatatttgacacacgcagctacggtatattaataaaacatagctgctcacTGTTCTTTTTTGGCATATTCAAtagattggaccttaaatcctactgaatagctcttaatcttcttccctttatgccatttcaaatgattgaaatcagcctcctccattttgaaaatgatgacaggtgaagtgtcactcgtcacgtgacgagtttgacccggtggaaatcattttgaaaatgatgacaggtgaagtgtcactcgtcacgtgacgagtttgacccggtggaaattttaggcatatgctaattatttggcgaaaccagtttgacccggcagtaattcaaggaaatacggtaaccggagcacatattttttttaacagttgtCAGAATAAATAAAAGTGGAACCCGTTTTTCAGTTTctagtaatatgttgtaaaaaccagCGCAAACGTTACGGTCAATTTGTGGGGATGATAAGATGATGGTTTGTTGCTGTCAAAAAACAGTGGTAGTCTTTTTACATTAACAGTGAAATTCTGCTGACTGAGTGGCCAGTTTCAGTTTTTGTGGtgcatgtagaaaaaaaatagagACTCTATTAAGCTGTAAGAAGATCTGAAGGATGATGACGTCTAAACAGGATGCACCTGAACTCACTTTAATATCCTGGCAAAGGATGTGAATACTTAAGTAAATGGGATTTCTTAgtctatttttaatacatttgaaacatttctaaaaaaaaaatgtttcaaaggacaaaaatgaatgtattccatttttggACTAAAGCTGTAACATAATATGTGAGTACTTTCCACATGCACTGTAGACTAAATATGAAGTCAGATGAGGACGGACAAGACTTTGATTGTGTGAGCAGAAAGTAAGTCACACATCCGTCATTTCCCACTAATGTCTTGTTGACGAGAACACCACCATAATGAACTCATGCAAATGACAATCACACACGCGGGCGGAATGCTCCGTTGCCAATTTAGAAAGAGACCCCGCCATTACGCTGCGTTCAAACCCAGGTTGATGTCTTCCAGGAATAATCCACGCCCGTGCGCTGGTCAGGGAATGTCTCGCTGAGACGGAAAGAAGCGCCCGCACATAACACTCTTCTCTCTTCCAACTTGACTTTTGTACAGACTTTTCAACTACCGCTGTGCATAAAAGACATAATCAAGCAGATTTTTATACCTTTTATGTTCGAAAGAAAAGCAAACCTTTCCTCCCCGATTTGACCTCCCACACATTCTCTCGTCATCCCACACAACGTCTCAAGTCACTTTCTTACCTCGGGAATTTTGTAAACCACATTTTTGCAGTTCCGTATGTATATCTTaattaaatgattaaaaacaAAGTGCAGCCTTTTTCCTTCCCCAAGTTTGGCAGTAAAACACACGCTGAAGACgggataaatacatttatttgtggtACTTTTTCTATTGCAGGCTGACTTAGATGCACAAAAGTCTGGAGAAACAAATCACCTCTCAAAGTAAAAGTAGCATGAAAAGTTTAGACCAGGGGGCCTCGGCTTTAAGTTGTGGGCGACCTGTGGGAGAGATCAGCAGCTTGTCTCAACCGGGGGGGGCCAAAGTGCAACTGGGGGCCCGCAGTTATTTTTTATTGGCCTTTGACAACCGTATTTGCAACATATCACAATAATAAAGTCATTTTATTtgtgcaaatagaaaaaaaaatgattaatcaCAAGTATTACTCACCTGCATAATTTTAATTAacttccttccatccattttctactgtttgtaccttttggggtcgcgggggtgctggagcctatctcagctgcatgctggcggaaggcggggtacaccctggacaagtcgccacctcattgcagggccaacatagatagacaacattcacacattaatgtgttgccaatcaacctatccccaggtgcatgtctttggaggtgggaggggcctatccccaggtgcatgcctttggaggtgggaggggcctatccccaggtgcatgtctttaattACCTTAAACATtacaattaatgaaaaaaaagacCTCAGTATTTAGACACCAATTCAATGTCATTGTTTGAATAGATTATAAAatactaaattaaaatgtatatatgcatgatttatgcaatatttgtttgtgattaatcacacgagTTAACTTCCACTAATTTCCTGTCACCTGTAACACAAAGCTATCAGCTGGCTTAGTAGACATCTTTAACGTACAAAACCTATCAAAGTGGCCCCCGCTGGATAAAGTTTGGACCCCCCAGGTCTGAACTCATGCTTGTGATGTTTGCTATGAGCAGCATCAGTTAGTAACTACTTTCTCATGCACCCCCCATGATTAAAAGGTCCAACTTAATAATGGCTTGTTGGTGAGATAAGAGCAGGCTAGAATCATCTTTCTGCTGGCTCCTGTGACTAATGAGGGGGACAAAGTACATCTTTCTTGTGTTTGGTTGTGATTCTAGCAGCTGTGTGGCACTTCTTTACAAGTGGAATAAAGCGGTTCCACCTGTGGGAAAGTTTGATGTGGAGCAGGTGAGTGTGTGGATAGAAGAATAGTCTGACAGCGTGGTGTCACAGTGGAGTGTCAGCCCTGAGAGAAGACAAGACGTCCATTAAGTCAGATGAAGACAGAAGAGGCTGCGTGTCAACAGACCGTGGTGGCGGTGGGTGGTCGCGTGTCGTAGTTGAACAGGCCTTTGTAGCGAcccttctcctccttctccttgcTGCGGATACGGTCCTCCATGGCGCGCAGCTCCTTGGCCACGGAGGGTCCCAGGGAGGGGTCCAGCTCCAACACTTTGCCAAAGTCTGCCCGGGCTTCTGTCTCGTTCCACACAGCGGCGTGGGCCTTGGCTCGCTTGTAGTAGGCCTTCACGTTGTCTGCGGGACAAGACAATCATCTTGTGATGGAAAacaccttctctgctggcctaacaaaaccacacatccatccatccatccattttctaccgcttattccctttggggttgcgggggggggggctggtgcttatctcagctacaattgggcggaaggcggcgtacaccctggacaagtccgtAACCACAAATCATCATTTTAATGGACTTTCCCTTAATATGTCAAAGTATTCACACCCTCTCCATGTCAGTGCTGCTGTGTTTACTTGACACTTTGTATCCAATCActattcagctagcttatgttgccatgctgtaccaaatcaaCAATGTGTATGCACTGTTAGTGAacaggcacatacagttgatagacagctGAATgctgaacgtgacatttacaccTCCTGagattggatactcactggttTGAGACACGGCGGTGCTGTGCACATCAGCAGAGTCACACTCGGGACCGTTAGCGAGAGAATTTGAGAATGCATACAGctctaatatgtgtatatatatatatatatatatatatatatatattagggatgcaccgaaatgaaaatttgtggccgaagccgaataaaacttaaacgcttggccgaaggccgaataatgaatgcagtttttcaccttttttttaatattgcataaatagcctagaataaatatttagacatgtttttcaaataaagtaattttttattgaatactgacatattttaaatattccagtagcctttgcttttcaaaaaaagcacaaagtttttcatttatattaggccttcaaacaaaaaatgcattccaaaaaaaaataaagtgcattaaagtggataaacccacaacaaatgaattattgtccttttggcaaaagtctgcttagccacagtagatatgctaataatgtaaacagaaggctcaagtaaatctcaataagtgtgtgcttgtaacctcatacacttatacaggtacacaacatatcccaacgtcactgcacgttggttgattgcgtcaccgcctcaaataattgcgtcacacgccactattcggccttgtttttaactcattccaccgaaggccgaatgtggctttttttgccatattcggccgaatatattcggttaccgattaatcggtgcatccctaatatatatgtatatatatatatatatatacatatatatatacgtatatatacatatatatatacgtatatatatatatatatatatatatatatatatatatatatatatatatatatatatatatacacacacatatacatacaaatatatatatatatatttttttttaccctaatGTGTCCTGCAtgtaaaaaagtttggacacccccatTGTAGACGTTAATCCTGTGTGTTGTAAAAAGACAGTTTTGCAACAGCTATTATTTTAGACAGTATACAGTCAGCCCTTGGACTCCAACCTCTGCTTGGTAGCATGATGGCGCTGGCTTACCTTCATATTTGAAGGTGAGTGAGGAGCAGTGTTCAATGACTTCGTAGTAGTGGCCCTGCAGTAACTGGCATTGGCAGTAGTTGAGGAGCAGAGGTGTGATCATGTGGTCCAGCTTGATCCAAGCTTCATCTCCTGGTTGCTCCTGGAAACGGGCAAACAAAGGTGTGGCGATGCTGGCAAGGTACAAGTCAGGGCGACAAAGACGTCATCAACCTTCATCTGTAGATTCTTCAGGCAGGCGATGCCATTGTAGtacttctccgtggcctcctttATTCGGCCTTGTTTGAAGAGGGCGTTGCCCTCCTCGTGGATGTGGGGCACAAAGGCCAACTTCTCCTCGTCCGTCATGGCCCACACGTCCAGTTGGAAGGAGCCTGGAGGAAGAACCTGAACACAGAATTGGAGCTCAGCCATCAACATTCATCTCAAATGCAGACAAATGTTGTGTGCAGTCAAGTGCATCAAATGTGTCAATCAGCACTTTTGTAAGAAGTGGAGATGGTTCTGATGCCACCACAACAACACAGCAAGGATGCATTCAGGAACACCCGGAATTTGGAGCACCAAACATTACAAGTCAAGTAGGTGCTTTCTCTGTGTTCTGTATTGCTCACTTTTGAATGCCTTGCTTATTTCATTCATACAATTGAAATATTCAAATGACTAGTCTTCTACTTAAATGTAACACAAATCCATGAAAGAAACAAAGTATTTGTCCTTTCTTAATGTGCACATTTGACATGTTTTAGGTAACATTTCGGGCGCTGTTTCGAAGTAACAATTTGCAACTCGTATGGATTCAAATGTAATCGATACCCTTGTAAGAAGTACTCAGTCACTTTTGTAGATGCGTGACCTACTTCCTCATTGACAAGATGCTGCAAGTCAGAGCTGGGAATGACATCAGCAGTTCCAGTTATGTCAGAAATCAAGACGGCCACACAGCCACCAAAACTTTCTTTACACTTGCTTTTGTctgattgtaaacacatgatgtGAAAATAATATGCAAGCTTCAAACGGGGTGGATGGAGAGGAAGCACTAGTGTACATAAACATTGCATATGGCTGACTTACTGTGACAGTCAGCAGAAGTGCTAATAATAGTAGATGTTATAGAAGCAGACATCATTGTGACGTCACTTGACTAGGAACTTCAAAATCCCAACTTGCCAGTACAAAGTGAACGCACCATTGTGCCTCGTCTGACTTGGCCTAGGCTAGATGATCCAgccaggctttgctacacatcttaaaaagtAACCCGGAGCTCTGCCATAGACtagcatgaattgatgaaggtggaccccgacttaaacaagttgaaaaacttattggggtgttagcatttagtggtcaaataaccctgtgcaaactactaatacaagtctcaatcaatcaaaagcatgttgttgacTGTCATGTTCGCACTGTAGCTCCCATTGCTATGCTAATGCTAACCACCTTTTACACAACTTGACATATGACGCTGCACAGGTGTTGAGTTAGTAGTGTAAATATAGAAAGTACACTTCTTGGAGACACACAAGACAGTGTGGGGCTTACTGGAAGCATGTTGTCTTATTTCTTTGTGCAGTTTGAAGGTTAGCGTTTAAGcttacatttgatttgattttgacataaaaatggcattgtgttttttatttcaacattgtTAGAATAAGATAAAGCGTGCACACTCCAAAGATCTTTTTCTGCCCCTTTACAACCGTTTCATAACACTGTAATTGTGGTATTTGACTATACTTTATTTTTAAACCATGTTCATTGCATTTCAGCCTTTGATGGGAGTTGAACTCATTGATGCTCAACAAAcctgctgccatctggtggttaaGAGGCGCAGTTACACCAAAAGCACATGTGATCAATCAAGTGCTGAGACTCCagagcagggctgtcaaactcattttagatggggggccacatagagaaatatcttctcccaagtgggccggactggtaaactCACGGccagataacttaaaaataaagacaaatacagattgttttctctgtttaaaaatagaagaagcacattctgaaaatgtacaatgtcgggtttattttacacttacatgttgcggctaatagtattctatttttatttgtcgtGTGTGGAAGACTTGCGCTTCCGGGTTTTTCGGATCAACAATCACCGAGATGCCAGGCTCTTCCAGTTTTACGACAATGttctattttgcaataaattgtctttgagctttttagcaattgtcttttcgcctcctccccggctgctgcctttgaCAGAGGGACATGTGATTAGATAagcacgcccaggtgggccatctacgcacctgttgcagGACTGCAGGCCACGACCCCTCTCCACATCGTGATTtacactttctgaataaattatgtgataatgttcatcagtcaactaattttcaatctatcaggataaaacaatgaaaaaaatcaaattacaggatgtcatttatgtagtttgctcatttacctcgactggtgcactaacttgttttttttcttacatctagaaagatacaaataattgctattgtgacatctagtggacacatttagaacagcagttttttcattcaaaaatttcggctcatttttatacttcacaaactcatcccgcgggccggataaaacctttatgtttgacacccctgctctagagtcctTTCTTGTGTTTCTTTATCTCAAGACGGAATTCTTGTTTTCTATTTGACGTGTACAAAGTGAAGGTGGAAAGGGTGGGCATGATAAGCTTTTAGCTTCCGCCTAAACCTTTTTGGTCAGGAAATGTAAAGCCATACTTTGATGTATTTGTCTGCTATGCACTTGACATGAAGTGAccagcaaataaataaataaataagcaagTCACACACCTCCAGAAGGTGAATGGTGAAGATGAGAGGCTGCGGAGTAGCCTGCAGTTGGTCCAGATCCTTGTGTCCCAGCGAGTGGTGGGAGTGGATCTGTGCGATGCCGCAGCAATGCCTCTGGCCTTCCAGGGGGTCTTTCCCCACGCTGATGTTCCTCAGGGACTGGGACACCAGCGGGTAGAGAGCCGTGTGCTGACGTGTGACAACACAAAACATCTCAGctgtcaacaacaacaataaactaCTCGTCACATTTGGTGAGCTTCCTCACTTTGGTGTCACATGTGAATTCTGCAATCTCTCCTTGTCTCATGGTGACCAGCACTCTCTCCCACACGGCCAGTTTGAACTTCTTGCCCAGGATGAGCTCCATGGGCTTGCTGCAGCAGCCCATGGACTTGGAGTCGTCCAGTACTGTGCCGTCACACAGGCTGGTGCGGTAGTGGAACACCACCTAATGAGAACGAGGACACTTTTATTACAAAATGTCAGCAGCTTGGGAAAAATGTCGAAATGTTCAAACATGCTTTGCTAATAACTTCATCGTATTTAACAGCAGAATGAATAGATGTTTACTTCTTACAAAATATAACAATTGTGCTACtttataataatactaatttggtccaacaacatttaaataatcactgaaaaacaaatgaatttccatacttaaataattaaataagcaGACCGAATAAATGTTACACAGCCGTAACTTCCTGGCAGTAAACCTGCAAAAAATCTctgttttcacactttgcactattttgttacacatttttatgcatttcttacatatttgtTATGTTGCACCTTCATTTTGAGATTATTGTCAAGTGTTTAATgtgattttaaaaatgtgtttacattgttttccaTGTTTGTTTTAGGATTtcctttgactgattgattgaaacttttattagtagattgcacagtacagtacgtgttccctacaatcgaccactaatacgtttttcaacttgtttaagtcggggtccacgttaatcaattaattcatGATCAATTTCTTTctaccttgatagctgaggggataaTTATCAAgagaaagttacatttaaattaaaaacttttacatttaatatatacatatatatatatttctcctgGTCCTCATTTTCGGCAAGTCTTAGGAATAATAATTTTTaatatacatacttgccaaccttgagacctccgattttgggaggtggggggagtgggggtgtggttaagaggggaggagtatatttaaagctacaattcaccaagtcaaatatttcatatatatatatatatatatatatatatatatatatatatatatatatatacatatatacacacaagtaaaataaatacttgaatttcagtgttcatttatttacacatatacacacacacataacactcatctactcattgttgagttaagggttgaattgtccatccttgttctattccccgtcactatttttctaaccatatgcatgtacagtagatggcagtattgtcctgtttaatagtgttacaacattgctgtttacggcagacgaaaacgtgactgctgttgttgtgtgttgttgccgcgctgggaggacgttaatgaaactgcctaacaataaacccacataagaaaccaagaactcatatatatatatatatatacaagtaaaataaatacttgaatttcagtgttcatttatttacacatatacacacacacataacactcatctactcattgttgagttaagggttgaattgtccatccttgttctattccccgtcactatttttctaaccatatgcatgtacagtagatggcagtattgtcctgtttaatagtgttacaacattgctgtttacggcagacaaactactttacggtagacgaaaacgtgactgctgttgttgtgtgttgttgccgcgctgggaggacgttaatgaaactgcctaacaataaacccacataagaaaccaagaactcgccctcgatcat harbors:
- the aip gene encoding AH receptor-interacting protein, giving the protein MEEEARRLLEEGISKKLLSPGKGQLSSFPDGTKVVFHYRTSLCDGTVLDDSKSMGCCSKPMELILGKKFKLAVWERVLVTMRQGEIAEFTCDTKHTALYPLVSQSLRNISVGKDPLEGQRHCCGIAQIHSHHSLGHKDLDQLQATPQPLIFTIHLLEVLPPGSFQLDVWAMTDEEKLAFVPHIHEEGNALFKQGRIKEATEKYYNGIACLKNLQMKEQPGDEAWIKLDHMITPLLLNYCQCQLLQGHYYEVIEHCSSLTFKYEDNVKAYYKRAKAHAAVWNETEARADFGKVLELDPSLGPSVAKELRAMEDRIRSKEKEEKGRYKGLFNYDTRPPTATTG